The Nilaparvata lugens isolate BPH unplaced genomic scaffold, ASM1435652v1 scaffold5160, whole genome shotgun sequence genome segment CtgcaattgaaattaatttcattagaagttcattgaattttcatcaGAATTCATCAGTTCATTTCAATGAAGTTCATTATTCCCAAAAGAAACTATTAGAAATGATAGAATCTATCTATtatgaccgagcgaagtaaggtctaaaGCTTCGTTTACAcctgttatcaacaaaatgttaataacttaatccttatagattctatagattgaacggaacttgacaaacacatactACATACATATAGCAGTAATTTTGATTTCTATCAAGATGATGCCGTCACGTGACGTGGTCTTGATGCACTCGagtcttggttagattgataccttccattctgtatgcattctgtggctgaacggttgctcatgagcatagcctactatagatagcgTAAGctaaagcatagagaaacaatagcgtaagtagatatcccatgatatagggaatttatgtcgcaacttctactgttatctcaagccgattattgtcaatttttactgttttgttggggtgatagtgtatgaacggaacattttgagagactaccagggtcacacagctgcataggaaagaactacgtgaactatcggcttgggataaaagtaaaagttgcgacataaacgccctataccatgggatatctacttatgctatcgtttctctatggctaAAGTAAGCCAAgtcatgagtcatgactgacagatgtttcgTCTGCTGCTTAATatatttgtaaacaaaactagaacctAACCTATTTAATtgtataatcaattaaaatgaaaaaccaACAAGTGATTCAATGCTTCGtaagatattttaaatgttattgaatttatgtaatcatgtatttctcttcttccaaataaataataatggagtccattattttgtaaacaacctcgtattcaggcatgtctgtttacgttcagATACTCTGTTTACTTTCTTTTCCATCGGTTAGAAAAGTATGATGAgctgaataaattgttatttttatgagtgatagtagcttaacctagattttgatttggactgtagtataatttgaaaagggacagttttgggcataagcctgttgtgcctcctcatataactgtaaaaataattgtacgactgagaaaatgaatgaataaatataaactattaattcaatctttcgttacaaattttctatttatatagtgtaaaactccagagcaaagctcggtatcatattatattaagcgagcaatttctgtatttaaatatctggttatttttatatctggttatttatgtttaacggatctcgaaaacggctccaacgattttcacgaaatttggaacatagtaggtttatgatataaagattcgattgcactaggtctcatccttgagaaaacttgctgaacggcattaaaaggataattcatccttggctgaaacagctgtggatagtaaaaaagtgagtatgtgaaaaatcaaaatatcgcatccctgaaattcataagatgacgtatagccagctgtgaaatataaacacgaccattttagagaattgtgttctgtttatcaataaataaaaatctggtgtagcgcactcacacaacttcccttgccgttatgaaaattgatcaactgacgctagtgttcccgcgcatatcaaatctactattctaagatctgagacagctggtgacaggacaatagcgctgcagacacacgaagtctgctatctcttcatagtgaatgatttaatagaatcaacagttgccaacagtttgcaattgaataatcttattttctcgcatttcgagcttattttcaattttaggtgagaatgttactgaacataaatagtggagattttcatgctgaatcttttccacttaaattttttagttcaaattatatctgaagactgataattgagaatccaaaatcaaactttgctggggcggagctcctgaaacttttacagatatgggacttgtggcagttgatagagcttatcaatgaatattttaggtatgaatttaatcaaaatcgttggagccgtttccgagaaaatcgcgaaaacccctgtttttggcaacattttctccattttagccgccatcttgaattgcattagatcgaaattgttcgtgtcggatccttatattttaaggaccttaagttccaaatttcaagtctttccgttaactgggagatgagatatcgtgtacacagacgcacatacacatacacacacacacacacacacacacacacacacacacacacacacacacacacacacacacacagaccaatacccaaaaaacacttttttggactcagggaaccttgaaacgtatagaaattaagaaattggtgtaccttaatttttttcggaaagcaataccatagagaaacaatagcataagtggatatcccatggtatagggcgtttatgtcgcaacttttactgttatctcaagctcatagtccacgtagttctttcctgtgaatctttatgacgctggtagtctctcatattgtgccgttcatacactcttacccgtcaaaacagtaaaaatcgacaataatcgacagtaatcggcttgagataacagtaaaacacacacacacacacacacacacacacacacacacaaatacccaaataccacttttttggactcaagggaccttgaaacgtatagaaattttgaaatttgggtaggCCTACCTTAATtgtttttcggaaagcaatactttccttacctatggtaatagggcaagaaaagtaaaaaaattgtaaattattctgttaaCCTTCAGTAATATTAAAGATGCGATATGAACAacctctctttcatgaggtgaataattttttccaacattttccagtttctcaatgataggggactgataatattatttgtatagatCTTCTAAGGagccattatctacagctggtaccaatcaactacacttcaactccaaactaccgtatcAAGCACGGGTGAactgtttattacagctggtaacttaagatgctaaatcatattatcacaacatgatcttgaatcatgatcatctttccgttctatGGTAGCTGCTTTGGCCGGCAAGTAAGAAAacaggtctgtaaaatggattaataaataattattatttgcccccctattaaaattcccacagaccaatacccaaaaaccacttttttggactcagggaaccttgaaacgtatagaaattaagaaattggtgtaccttaatttacgtagtgattttgttttttggactcagggaaccttgaaacgtatataaattaagaaattggtgtaccttaatttACGTAGTGattttcatatcacttgaaaatggcataaatgaccgaaacatgttgtgataaaatattttaaaaaaagggtactgagatttttgttttctttatatctacttacgctattgtttctctatggcaatactttccttacctatggtaatagggcaaggaaagtaaaaataacgagcgaagctcggtgccccgatattttgtaTACTTATGTGTGACATTTGTTGTATATTGTGACGAAGGTGATGCTTCTGAAAATCTCAGAAGCGGTTACAAGAAAGCTTATCCTATTCTAtttttcttatgctatattttgtCTATGATGAAGCCTCACCTAGCCTCGCAGTAGGCACACGGGAACAGTTTTGCTTCGTCGTTTTCATGCTTCAATATGTGTCGTTTGAGGTAGTAGAGCACAGTGGTGTTGTACGTACAGTGACCGCAGTTGAACCGTGGCTGGTCCTGCTTCGGATGCTTGTTGGCGGTATGTCGCCGCAAACTCGACAATGTCTTGAATATCCACGAACATTCCTTGCAGGGATAGCTGGCTACGCGTTCGCCTCTAGCATTCACCTAacgaattaaaaatataaatatgaataaattcaggacaattttataaatatgagTATATTACAATATGAAAATGGATAAATTCTGGacaatattaatatgaataaatttatgacAATatttgaccgaagcgaagctgaggtcttagtttcgactcgatcggcttttgtctgtttgttatataaatatgaatatgaatataaatatgaatatattcaggacaattttataaatatgagTATATTAGCCTACAATATGAAAATGGATAAATTCTGGacaatattaatatgaataaatttatgacAATATTTGACCGAaccgaagctgaggtcttagtttcgactcgatcggcttttgtctgtttgtttgtaccgcagttattgtccgatttggatgaaatttgttatgcaagttctttgaaacaaggcgcagaaacgtatgtgtaacgattttgataagacctccggttttaatataaattataattgtgccgctctaatatgtgctgtattgaatgaatggtatcgttggaatgctatcgatagaggacaagagttgtcagcggtgaaccttgaaacgtctgagccgctccaaatcatactgtatttattaattgaagaaaacttctcacttgattgtaccatttcttcccttttcaacacgatattccctgtttcatagaaatcatactgtatttattaattgaagaaaacttctcacttgattgtaccatttcttcccttttcaacacgatatttccctgtttcatagatgaatagtttctagacctaccgaaccgaccggagacatcacagcttagttAGTTAGCTCTTATTTTCGCTTTAGTATaagatcggaaaccgacttgtgagcataaacattctgcataggcataacaagccgccataacattggatccatttttcatgaaaaacattattagcaacctcctgtcattgtcactaACATACCCatgttatttagaatcatttccgTCTCACTaacgtctgtgagacgattcatggtctaaattgcctactgcatattccatttttctatcagttgaccgatttcttataattaattgttagaaaatttgtaatattgtaaatatggggacgatatgaaggtacctccttgagagacatttataagtccggtgtccctggaaacaatgtctttagcactttcaaaggaaaataatagatttcatggataaatcttcacaatatactatactttcttaatggcccttctcattagtttgaaagttgtaggctattcatgagcgaggtctactgttcgcagaactactagtaattgaccgaacgtagtaaggtctatgtttcaactcgatttgcttttgtctgtctgtatgtaacgcgattacgcccaaacgcgttgatagaattcattgagatttggcaggaatattcctttttcaactgcgcgtcgatgtatacacaaggttttttgaaattttgcattttaaggataatatgaaaagaaaaggaattcctctatactctgatatcactataattatatatcatCTACCTCTGATATATTGTCAacctctgataaactgtttatctgataaaagtttatcagagattgacaaggtgtaataaccgaaaccggtctttctaattaccaataaatcagtggtttttgacaatttctcagtctttttcatttagtttcaatatttgtcatgcgtgcccattagtatcaatattcattcttacatttgaaaaacaaattttataggtgattgagaataaaataaaaaaatattaaatgaactgaataatgccgaagaaattataatattcttgattgagaaaattaattttaaaatagttaaggaatattttatcagatggaaagattcatgaaactggataaatcatcatatgggatacaaattcaaacgtgaactgagtttattaacataagtggaGTTTTTAATctaggagaaaacaaaaaacagttttcaagagtaaatttatgattcaactgtaaattgtgattcaactgaatcaattagaacaggtgacatcagatacttgtggatgagaaaactttgtgaggtctactgttcacagaactactagtattatttatttacagaactaagaataatatttattattacaatattttatttatttttaaagggtactataattctattttattaatatgaataaatttatcacaatatgaaaatgaagatgaatAAATTCAGGACAATtctcaagtttcagattttgaCACtgaagaaatgaaatgaaatgtctACAGATGGGAATGACTGAGAAATTGCAATGATTCAAATGCTGaagaattaaatattattattaaacgaaaatccaattaaatgctgtaattcaccaagaatcaaaacatttacaGGGTGCGGCAGTCAATCCCGCATTTTTGAAATAGGTGTAAAAAATAAACGGACGTagatatcaaaattatattcataaaatatttttctacattaaaaagcatttaagaaacattgaaaataatcactgtttgaaaataacatcagcAAGATGGCGGCCTTCCCGAGTACGGCATTCGCACAGGCGATTTGCGAAGCTGTTCATAACATCACGAAGCATAGGCTGAGGAATTCTCTCAATTTCTAGCCGGATTCTTGCCTTCAGTTCACCAACAGTATGAGGTCTTTCTTCGTATACTTTACTTTTTAGGTAACCCTACAAGAAAAAATCACACGCAGTGAGGTCTGGTGAACGGGGCGGCCACGGAACCGGGCCATTGCGGGGAATCACTCGGTTTGGAAAAACTCAGTTAAGAACATTCATGCTCACGCGGGCTGTGTGACTTGTTGCTCCATCTTGTTGAaacaattatttcttcattcaCTTCATGTTGCCGAAGCTGAGGAATGAAGAATGTCCTTAACATTGTTGAATAGCGCTCAGCATTCACAGTAACAGATCGCTCTCTttcgttttcaaaaaaataagggCCTATGATACCCGACGAGGACATTGCGCAACAAACTGTTACCTTAGATGAATGGAGAGGTTTTTGATGTAATTGTTGCGGGTTCTGGTCACTCCAATACCTAAAGTTCTCAGCCTAAGAATTCCTCAGCCTATGCTTCGTGATGTTATGAACAGCTTCGCAAATCGCCTGCGCTAATGCCGTACTCGGGAAGGCCGCCATCTTgctgatgttattttcaaacagtaattatttacaatgtttcttaaatgtttcttaatttttttaatgtagaaaaatattttatgaatataattttgatatctACGTCCGTTTATTTTTTACACCTATTTCAAAAATGCGGGATTGACTGCCGTACcctgtataataatatcatcatcttattgtcatttgaaagaataaaaaaggatAAACTCATcctcccacattaaaacataattgaacttaatcttttaggttatttagacaaatcagaataaaaaataaaaatactaggacaatttcctgatattcaaattaccttagatttgctagagctatgaccttccagttttgctttcgaaaatgcctaataaacaattattctcattgaccgagcgaaataaggtctaagattcaagtcgacggtttggcatttctcttaatgtttaaatgttgcgcatttacggcgaaacgcagtaatagatttttatgaaatttgacaggtatgttccttttttaattgcgcgtcgacgtatatacaaggtttttggaaattttgcatttcaaggataatataaaaggaaaaaggagcctccttcatacgccaatattagagtaaaaatcagactatagaattattcatcataaatcagctgacaagtgattacacagatgtgtggagaagccagtctattgctgtattcccataaggtctatagtttcaatcaggtacttgtggatgagaatactgcgtgaggtctactgttcacagtactactagtatatatttatgtattgttttattttcctgtgtagcgaaaaatagcgttcgcaccacgggcaaaaatgtgtttccggctctcaatatTTTCGGCCTACGgtctcggacttgaaaaccgatttcgagccggaaaagtctctttttcggccctaggtgcgaaatatactattacttacCTTGTGCACATTCTTCAGGTGTGCATGAAACAGACTGACATTACCGTACGGTTTATTGCACAGATGGCATATTATGATTTCAGCGTCCATCTGAAATAgaggaataaatgaattaatttttctataaataatattctttatagattcatacaataagtacatcatttaaattatagggagaggaaaaataaggtaaccttgtgctattcctttcccaaatttagataaggttacacatagtcataggttaagtcttttagttgttcacttcacaaaattttctgcctttaattattttcacaaagtagatttttaaatttagatgcttcaaaaccaaacatagaagaaatatttcacattattatcaataaaataggAATATTAAA includes the following:
- the LOC111045370 gene encoding transcriptional repressor CTCFL; its protein translation is MDENDETIESDSAEGLPDIVPEKSKPQMDAEIIICHLCNKPYGNVSLFHAHLKNVHKVNARGERVASYPCKECSWIFKTLSSLRRHTANKHPKQDQPRFNCGHCTYNTTVLYYLKRHILKHENDEAKLFPCAYCEARPVFLLAGQSSYHRTER